A genomic region of Mesobacillus jeotgali contains the following coding sequences:
- a CDS encoding MGMT family protein: MTSFTNNVIRIIQTIPYGKVMTYGQIAKAAGSPRSARQVVRILHSLSEKYGLPWHRVINSKGEIGFKDEEMFITQKLLLESEGIQFNTERSLPLKNYLRHIDIEIH; the protein is encoded by the coding sequence ATGACTAGTTTTACTAATAACGTTATAAGAATAATTCAGACAATTCCATATGGGAAAGTGATGACATATGGTCAAATAGCAAAAGCGGCTGGAAGCCCAAGATCAGCAAGACAAGTTGTCCGAATACTCCATTCACTGTCAGAAAAATATGGTCTTCCATGGCATAGGGTGATTAATTCTAAAGGAGAAATTGGCTTCAAGGATGAAGAAATGTTCATAACACAGAAACTGTTGCTGGAATCTGAAGGAATCCAATTTAATACAGAAAGATCCCTGCCACTTAAAAACTATTTAAGGCATATTGATATTGAGATACATTAA
- a CDS encoding CBO0543 family protein → MLFSTVGAIGSQLNDFMIILTSISLHELLDAEAKYHKVLRAYWYENNFLTYKWWFLLVLSIVPAIVWWIRVDKTKLIENTAFGLFYGVTAIFLDSIGSNAMVWTYPVRLTPYLNPQLYPYDVGVVIIPFMMVYQKFSMSFKKFFIATGVLSLFLAFIAEPFMVYLGIYKEITWKHIYSFPIYWLIGIMCWAIIKKFKSYSSKS, encoded by the coding sequence ATGCTTTTTTCAACGGTTGGTGCAATCGGATCCCAATTGAATGATTTTATGATCATTTTAACCTCCATCTCCCTCCATGAACTATTAGATGCTGAGGCGAAATATCATAAGGTATTAAGAGCGTATTGGTATGAAAATAACTTCCTTACCTATAAATGGTGGTTTCTCTTGGTTCTTTCCATCGTCCCGGCCATTGTCTGGTGGATACGGGTTGATAAAACCAAGCTAATTGAAAATACAGCATTTGGTTTATTCTATGGCGTAACAGCCATCTTCCTGGATTCAATCGGCAGCAACGCTATGGTATGGACATATCCAGTCAGACTCACACCATATTTAAATCCGCAGCTATATCCTTATGATGTGGGAGTCGTGATAATCCCTTTTATGATGGTCTATCAAAAATTCAGTATGTCATTTAAAAAGTTTTTTATCGCTACAGGTGTGTTATCCCTTTTCCTGGCTTTTATTGCAGAACCGTTCATGGTCTACCTGGGGATTTATAAAGAAATTACCTGGAAACATATTTATTCATTTCCGATTTACTGGTTAATAGGAATAATGTGTTGGGCAATCATTAAAAAATTTAAATCTTATTCTTCTAAGTCATAA
- the ppc gene encoding phosphoenolpyruvate carboxylase produces MTSGIEVNDSSLPLRRDVKMLGNILGDILVYHGGVELFEKVEKIRAMCKTLRNEHDRDTYPALKEEIAGLSVPMRKNIIRAFSVYFHLINAAEQNHRIRRRRDYLLKSDTSSQPGSIEAAILSLKDNYISSDIIQNVLNTISLELIITAHPTEATKRSILEIQKRIAGILKSLDNPLLSKKERDRIEESLFNEVSVLWQTDELRDRKPTVIDEVRNGLYYFDQTLFDVLPEIHQEVETSLKGHYPEHEWKVPHFLRFGSWIGGDRDGNPNVTPDITWETLQRQRRLVLKKYKAVLVDLMKRFSHSTTRTAVSEELIASVIKDEERYLTDDQKWNIEGEVYRRQFAIIIQRLKEAGKSDIGYKSSEEMLEDLLVIKRSIYQHHPVHHELKTLQKLIRQVQLFGFHLATLDIRNHSGEHEAAIAEILKKVGINQDYAALSEDEKQELLVKILEDPRPLLLLHEDYSKETQEMLQVFEMIKRAHNEFGKRSISVYLVSMTQSASDLLEVLVLAKEAGIYRLHADGTFETDLNVAPLLETIDDLTAGPKIMETLFKLPIYRNHLNKMGDQQEIMLGYSDGSKDGGTLTANWKLYKAQLEINEVAKKYQIGLKFFHGRGGSLGRGGGPLNKSLLSQPVETLGQGVKITEQGEVLSSRYLLKDIAYRSLEQATSTMMKAAANVLKESEQGHLRDQRWVDAIEQISAVSLRKYQSLVFEDPDFITYFNQATPLKELAELNIGSRPMSRKNSAKFENLRAIPWVFAWTQSRQLFPAWYAAGTGLQSFAQESPDNLKVLQEMYEEWPFFRSTVDNLQMALMKADITTAQEYTSLVEEKAIADRIFGNILEEYERTKNILLQITEDEELLDHTPNIKDSVHRRNPYVDPLNFIQVELIKELRKDEDPDDELLTQVLLTISGVAAGLRNTG; encoded by the coding sequence ATGACATCAGGAATCGAAGTGAACGACAGCAGTTTGCCATTGCGCCGGGATGTAAAAATGCTTGGAAACATCCTTGGAGATATCCTAGTCTACCATGGCGGAGTGGAACTATTTGAAAAAGTAGAAAAGATCCGAGCAATGTGCAAAACGCTAAGGAATGAACATGACCGCGATACATACCCTGCTTTAAAAGAGGAAATCGCAGGCTTGTCTGTTCCAATGAGAAAAAATATCATCCGGGCATTTTCGGTATATTTTCATTTAATCAATGCAGCGGAACAAAATCACCGGATCCGCAGGCGCCGCGACTATCTGCTCAAGTCTGATACCAGCTCACAGCCAGGTTCTATTGAAGCAGCCATCCTTTCGTTGAAAGACAATTATATATCCTCAGATATCATCCAAAATGTACTGAATACCATTTCATTGGAATTGATTATTACAGCCCATCCTACGGAAGCCACCAAACGTTCAATCCTGGAGATTCAGAAAAGGATAGCAGGTATCCTTAAAAGTCTGGACAATCCACTCTTATCCAAGAAAGAGCGTGATAGGATTGAGGAAAGCCTATTTAATGAGGTTTCCGTCCTCTGGCAGACTGATGAATTGAGAGACCGTAAGCCTACTGTCATTGATGAAGTCAGGAACGGACTTTATTATTTTGACCAGACACTATTCGATGTCCTGCCTGAAATCCATCAGGAAGTAGAAACCAGCCTTAAAGGTCATTATCCTGAACATGAATGGAAAGTACCTCACTTCCTGCGATTTGGTTCATGGATCGGCGGTGACAGGGATGGGAATCCAAATGTTACTCCAGATATTACATGGGAAACATTGCAAAGACAAAGACGTCTGGTACTTAAAAAGTATAAAGCTGTATTAGTTGATTTGATGAAACGTTTCAGCCATTCAACAACAAGAACAGCTGTTAGTGAAGAGTTAATCGCATCAGTTATTAAAGATGAAGAAAGATATTTAACGGATGATCAAAAATGGAATATTGAAGGCGAGGTTTATCGCCGCCAATTTGCTATTATCATTCAAAGGCTTAAAGAAGCTGGAAAATCTGATATTGGCTACAAATCATCAGAGGAAATGCTTGAAGACCTTCTTGTCATAAAACGAAGTATTTATCAGCATCATCCTGTTCATCATGAACTCAAAACTTTGCAAAAGTTAATCAGGCAAGTCCAGTTGTTCGGATTCCATCTTGCAACTCTGGATATTCGTAACCATAGCGGTGAACATGAAGCGGCAATTGCTGAAATACTGAAGAAGGTTGGAATCAATCAGGATTATGCAGCTCTATCAGAAGATGAAAAGCAGGAATTGCTTGTTAAAATTCTTGAAGACCCACGTCCATTGCTTCTTCTTCATGAGGATTATTCAAAAGAGACGCAGGAAATGCTTCAAGTTTTTGAGATGATCAAACGTGCGCACAATGAATTTGGGAAGCGTTCGATTTCTGTTTATCTGGTGAGTATGACTCAATCCGCGAGCGATTTGCTTGAAGTGCTTGTCCTTGCTAAGGAGGCTGGCATATACAGACTCCATGCTGATGGTACTTTCGAGACCGATTTGAACGTCGCTCCGTTGCTAGAAACAATCGACGATTTAACAGCAGGTCCAAAAATCATGGAAACATTATTCAAGTTGCCAATTTACCGCAATCATTTGAATAAAATGGGGGACCAGCAGGAAATCATGCTTGGGTACTCAGATGGAAGCAAGGATGGCGGAACATTGACAGCCAACTGGAAGCTTTACAAAGCTCAGCTTGAGATCAATGAAGTGGCCAAGAAATATCAAATCGGCTTGAAGTTTTTTCATGGCAGAGGAGGTTCACTAGGCCGTGGAGGCGGTCCATTGAACAAGAGTCTGCTTTCCCAGCCTGTCGAGACTCTTGGTCAAGGAGTCAAAATTACTGAGCAAGGGGAAGTTTTGTCATCTCGTTATCTATTGAAAGATATTGCCTATAGAAGCCTTGAACAAGCAACATCTACGATGATGAAGGCTGCAGCGAATGTGCTGAAGGAATCTGAGCAGGGTCATTTGCGTGACCAAAGATGGGTTGATGCAATCGAGCAAATTTCTGCTGTTTCCTTAAGGAAATATCAGTCGCTTGTGTTTGAAGATCCGGATTTTATCACCTATTTCAACCAGGCTACACCGTTGAAAGAACTAGCTGAATTGAATATTGGGTCACGTCCTATGAGCCGTAAAAACAGTGCCAAATTCGAAAATCTTCGTGCTATACCATGGGTATTCGCATGGACACAAAGCAGACAGCTCTTCCCGGCATGGTATGCGGCTGGAACTGGCTTGCAGAGCTTCGCACAGGAAAGTCCCGATAATTTAAAGGTCTTGCAGGAAATGTATGAGGAATGGCCATTCTTCCGAAGCACTGTGGATAATCTGCAAATGGCATTGATGAAAGCGGATATTACCACGGCACAGGAATATACTTCACTAGTAGAAGAGAAAGCAATTGCTGACCGCATCTTTGGCAACATTTTAGAGGAGTATGAACGAACCAAGAATATCCTTCTGCAAATTACAGAGGATGAAGAACTGCTTGACCATACACCAAATATCAAAGACTCTGTTCATAGACGAAATCCATATGTCGATCCGCTTAACTTTATTCAAGTGGAATTGATTAAGGAGCTTCGCAAGGATGAAGATCCGGATGATGAGTTATTGACGCAGGTTTTATTAACTATCAGCGGAGTTGCTGCAGGATTAAGGAATACTGGTTGA